A genome region from Phycisphaeraceae bacterium includes the following:
- a CDS encoding NUDIX hydrolase, whose amino-acid sequence MQVDRVLDCEIFSIDRLRVNLEGGREITRHIVRHPGAVVVVPQLDDGRLVMIRNLRVSVGSWLREFCAGKLERGEDPALAAARELEEETGYSASEIRPLGTFYTSPGFADELMHAFVARGLSPGERRLEVGERIEVDLVPATEVEDMLRDGRICDGKTIAAFALWRLAAP is encoded by the coding sequence GTGCAAGTCGATCGAGTGCTCGACTGCGAAATCTTCAGCATTGATCGACTGCGCGTGAACCTCGAAGGGGGTCGGGAGATCACGCGCCACATCGTGCGCCATCCGGGAGCGGTCGTCGTCGTTCCACAACTTGACGATGGTCGCCTGGTCATGATCCGAAATCTTCGAGTGTCCGTCGGCAGTTGGCTGCGCGAGTTCTGCGCCGGAAAGCTCGAGCGGGGCGAGGACCCCGCTCTCGCCGCAGCGCGCGAACTCGAGGAGGAAACGGGCTACTCCGCCTCCGAGATCCGACCGCTTGGCACCTTCTACACATCGCCGGGCTTCGCCGATGAACTCATGCACGCCTTTGTCGCTCGGGGGCTCTCGCCTGGTGAGCGGCGCCTCGAGGTGGGCGAGCGGATCGAAGTTGATCTGGTCCCGGCGACCGAGGTCGAAGACATGCTCCGGGATGGCCGGATCTGCGATGGCAAGACCATTGCCGCGTTCGCCCTCTGGAGATTGGCGGCGCCGTGA
- a CDS encoding ABC transporter ATP-binding protein, which yields MPAPPQMRVVDLHKSFGRLQVLTGISVDFPRGQTTVVLGPSGCGKSVLLKHLVVIERPTRGEVWFEATRIDRLSETALGPIRRRIGFLFQQSALFDSLTVFENVAFPLREQGMRDGDEIAGRVERVLRMVGLPEKAKQMPADLSGGQRKRIALARAIVLEPAVVLYDEPTTGLDPIRADVINELVLKLRDELSITGIVVTHDLHSAFKLADRMVMIHEGKVRLQGVPELFRESTDEMIRRFLAGEALPEELAEIRRNGHDPVLRPPPTRSTPASL from the coding sequence ATGCCCGCGCCGCCCCAGATGCGGGTGGTGGACCTGCACAAGTCCTTCGGCAGACTCCAGGTTCTCACGGGGATCTCTGTCGACTTTCCTCGAGGTCAGACGACCGTTGTCCTCGGTCCATCGGGCTGCGGCAAGAGCGTGCTGCTCAAGCACCTCGTCGTCATCGAGCGCCCGACGCGCGGCGAAGTCTGGTTTGAAGCGACTCGCATCGACAGGCTCTCCGAGACGGCGCTTGGACCGATCCGCCGTCGCATCGGGTTTCTCTTCCAGCAGAGCGCTCTCTTTGACTCGCTGACGGTCTTTGAAAATGTCGCCTTCCCGCTCCGCGAGCAGGGCATGCGCGACGGCGACGAGATCGCCGGCCGCGTCGAGCGTGTCCTTCGCATGGTGGGATTGCCCGAGAAGGCGAAGCAGATGCCCGCCGATCTCTCCGGCGGCCAGCGGAAGCGCATCGCGCTCGCGCGGGCGATTGTCCTCGAACCCGCGGTGGTCCTCTACGACGAGCCGACCACCGGACTCGACCCGATCCGCGCCGATGTCATCAATGAACTGGTCCTGAAGCTTCGGGATGAGCTCTCGATCACCGGCATCGTGGTCACCCATGATCTTCACAGTGCCTTCAAGCTGGCCGATCGGATGGTGATGATTCACGAGGGCAAGGTGCGGCTCCAGGGCGTTCCGGAGCTCTTCCGCGAGTCCACCGACGAGATGATCCGTCGATTCCTCGCGGGCGAAGCACTTCCGGAGGAGCTGGCGGAAATCCGCAGGAACGGCCATGATCCGGTGTTGCGACCGCCCCCCACGCGAAGCACCCCAGCCTCGCTCTGA
- a CDS encoding MCE family protein, whose protein sequence is MNARLRDFIVGLTSIVALVGFAALLLLFGELASLWQTRYPLVVRANTSAGLRVGSQVTVNGVVVGTVQDVSLDLNDREHPVRILALIDERFDVPLDARPAVAISLLGGGQRLDLQVPSTFEGEVRMASRTAPSVILGRFESLGDILDQVKNAAVNASSAIARLEGSFDEVGSLMERAGNAFDGVGRAAGQAQETLAKADLWLGDEQMREDIRGTLFNARQATAAIARIADGVEVDAPKLLASLTRASDQLSVSLREIDRLIVQAREGQGTVGRLMSNPDLYQNLNDAAQRLSAVLREAQLLLQKVKQEGLDIKF, encoded by the coding sequence ATGAACGCACGCCTTCGGGACTTCATTGTCGGACTGACATCCATCGTGGCCCTCGTCGGATTCGCGGCGCTGCTGCTGCTCTTCGGTGAGCTTGCGTCGCTCTGGCAGACGCGCTATCCACTCGTGGTCCGAGCGAACACAAGCGCCGGCCTGCGCGTCGGCAGCCAGGTCACCGTCAATGGGGTCGTCGTCGGAACCGTGCAGGATGTCTCGCTGGATCTCAATGACCGCGAGCACCCGGTGCGCATCCTCGCCCTGATCGACGAGCGCTTCGATGTTCCCCTCGATGCCCGCCCCGCCGTCGCCATCTCGCTGCTCGGCGGCGGCCAGAGGCTTGATCTCCAGGTCCCCTCGACATTCGAGGGCGAGGTGCGCATGGCAAGCCGCACCGCGCCGTCGGTGATCCTCGGTCGCTTCGAATCGCTCGGGGACATTCTCGACCAGGTGAAGAACGCGGCGGTCAATGCCTCCTCCGCCATCGCCAGGCTCGAGGGGTCGTTCGACGAGGTCGGTTCGCTCATGGAGCGAGCGGGCAACGCCTTCGATGGCGTCGGTCGCGCCGCTGGGCAAGCTCAGGAGACGCTGGCCAAGGCCGACCTCTGGCTCGGCGATGAGCAGATGCGCGAGGACATTCGCGGCACGCTCTTCAATGCACGCCAGGCGACGGCCGCGATCGCCCGGATTGCCGATGGCGTCGAGGTCGACGCCCCGAAGCTTCTGGCGAGCCTCACGCGCGCGAGCGATCAGCTCTCGGTGTCCTTGAGGGAGATTGACCGGCTCATCGTGCAGGCGCGCGAGGGTCAGGGCACCGTGGGCCGCCTCATGAGCAATCCCGATCTCTATCAGAACCTCAACGACGCGGCGCAGCGCCTCTCCGCCGTGCTGCGCGAGGCACAACTCCTGCTTCAGAAGGTGAAGCAGGAGGGCCTTGACATCAAGTTCTGA
- a CDS encoding OmpA family protein: protein MRRLAIALLPFTFALSLLGGCDSAQKDEIALLKQETDDLRKQLADRNAALDSLERERLAAVARADAAERSGPSATPTAQPQMGFSESGFEGITGVTATRVGNEVHVSIEGDVLFDSGRTELKPASRRSLDRVASVIREKYPGRDIRVVGFTDTDPIRRSGFKSNYHLGFDRAYTVREYLVSKGLDGRRISLASFGPDQPRATKAQSRRVEIIVIGA, encoded by the coding sequence ATGCGTCGACTGGCCATTGCCCTCCTGCCTTTCACCTTCGCGCTCTCCCTTCTTGGAGGCTGCGACAGCGCCCAGAAGGACGAGATCGCCCTCCTCAAGCAGGAGACGGACGACCTTCGGAAGCAACTTGCAGACCGAAACGCGGCTCTCGATTCCCTCGAGCGCGAGCGCCTTGCTGCTGTTGCGCGAGCCGATGCCGCGGAACGATCCGGTCCCTCTGCCACTCCGACCGCGCAGCCGCAGATGGGATTCAGCGAGAGCGGCTTCGAGGGCATCACCGGCGTCACCGCAACTCGGGTGGGCAACGAAGTGCATGTCTCCATCGAAGGCGATGTGCTCTTTGACAGCGGTCGAACCGAACTCAAGCCCGCGTCGCGGCGCTCGCTCGATCGTGTCGCCTCCGTCATTCGTGAGAAGTATCCCGGCCGCGACATTCGCGTGGTCGGCTTCACCGACACTGACCCGATTCGTCGAAGCGGCTTCAAGAGCAACTACCACCTCGGATTCGATCGCGCCTACACGGTCCGCGAGTATCTGGTGAGCAAGGGGCTCGATGGTCGCCGCATCTCACTCGCGAGCTTTGGGCCAGATCAGCCCCGCGCAACGAAGGCGCAGAGTCGGCGCGTCGAGATCATCGTCATCGGCGCGTGA
- a CDS encoding prepilin peptidase: MFDDPWSTLLSLVPALVSGAFVFAFGACVGSFINVVVYRLPRGMSLRSPPSRCPVCGRRLAWHENLPILGWLLARGRCWSCGTRVGVHYPLVELLVALLFGALYLLLFEVRFGSGAGLMTNPWWVDMGPLRAAPAFVALLAIVGGLVAASLIDAKSFIIPSQITTFMAVTGFAGIAVQAFMPETPRAAASGWWAIPLAGWFGASVGVAGLAGILASCALLRFGGIARSFADYEDFVKPGETFADYPHARREMVRELVFLAPCVAGMTAIIVFEPRLPDGSPPLWFAAVGASALGFIVGGGVLWAIRVLGSLAFGREAMGMGDVHLMAAVGAALGWVVPTAALIPAIFVALIVTFGLRGVALLRGRSSRELPLGPYLAIGVLAILFGRPLFVDLGRLIIPQVIPSEIPGVFTKPAGSGGIRGFPAETGFRWPVGAASPSEIRKGV, encoded by the coding sequence ATGTTCGATGACCCATGGTCGACGCTCCTGTCGCTCGTCCCCGCGCTGGTGTCGGGGGCGTTCGTCTTCGCCTTCGGCGCCTGCGTCGGGAGTTTCATCAATGTCGTGGTGTATCGCCTTCCGCGGGGGATGAGCCTGCGCTCGCCGCCGAGTCGCTGTCCGGTCTGCGGTCGTCGACTCGCATGGCATGAGAATCTCCCGATCCTCGGCTGGCTTCTCGCGCGCGGCCGCTGCTGGAGCTGCGGGACTCGCGTCGGCGTGCACTATCCGCTGGTCGAGCTGCTGGTCGCGCTTCTCTTTGGGGCGCTCTATCTGCTTCTCTTCGAGGTGCGTTTCGGAAGCGGCGCCGGACTCATGACGAACCCCTGGTGGGTGGACATGGGCCCACTCCGCGCGGCGCCTGCGTTCGTCGCGCTTCTGGCGATCGTCGGCGGGCTTGTCGCCGCATCGCTCATTGATGCGAAGAGCTTCATCATTCCAAGTCAGATCACGACCTTCATGGCGGTCACCGGTTTCGCCGGGATCGCCGTACAAGCCTTCATGCCGGAGACGCCCCGCGCCGCAGCGAGTGGCTGGTGGGCGATTCCGCTCGCCGGATGGTTCGGCGCCTCGGTGGGGGTTGCCGGGCTCGCAGGCATCCTCGCGTCTTGCGCCCTCCTGCGTTTCGGGGGCATCGCGCGGAGCTTCGCCGACTACGAGGACTTCGTGAAGCCGGGCGAGACCTTCGCCGACTATCCCCATGCCCGACGCGAGATGGTGCGCGAACTCGTCTTCCTCGCCCCGTGCGTTGCGGGAATGACCGCGATCATCGTGTTTGAGCCGAGATTGCCGGACGGCTCGCCACCACTGTGGTTCGCGGCCGTCGGCGCTTCGGCGCTTGGGTTCATCGTGGGCGGCGGGGTCCTCTGGGCGATTCGAGTCCTCGGATCATTGGCCTTCGGGCGCGAGGCGATGGGCATGGGCGATGTGCACCTGATGGCGGCCGTGGGGGCGGCTCTCGGTTGGGTTGTTCCGACCGCGGCGCTCATCCCGGCGATCTTCGTGGCGCTCATCGTGACCTTCGGACTGCGGGGGGTGGCGCTCCTGCGAGGTCGATCGAGCCGGGAACTGCCGCTCGGTCCCTATCTCGCCATCGGGGTCCTGGCAATCCTGTTCGGACGGCCACTCTTCGTGGACCTCGGGCGGCTCATCATTCCGCAGGTCATCCCCAGCGAGATTCCCGGGGTCTTTACAAAGCCTGCCGGATCGGGTGGAATCCGCGGATTCCCGGCGGAGACCGGGTTCAGGTGGCCCGTCGGGGCCGCATCCCCGTCAGAGATTCGGAAAGGAGTCTGA
- the xseB gene encoding exodeoxyribonuclease VII small subunit, producing the protein MAKSARSTDSGKTSETPAAEAEAAGVAALSYEQALGELESLIQQVEEGTLSLEDGIRSHRRAVLLLRHCERILDAAQTQVDQVAGRDLPAAPDEPV; encoded by the coding sequence ATGGCCAAGTCGGCGCGATCCACTGATTCGGGCAAGACTTCAGAGACTCCCGCCGCCGAGGCGGAGGCTGCGGGAGTCGCGGCGCTCAGCTATGAGCAGGCGCTAGGCGAACTGGAGTCGCTGATCCAGCAGGTCGAAGAGGGGACGCTTTCACTGGAAGATGGCATCCGCTCCCACCGTCGAGCGGTTCTTCTCCTGCGCCACTGCGAGCGCATTCTCGATGCCGCGCAGACCCAGGTCGACCAGGTGGCAGGTCGTGATCTTCCCGCCGCACCGGATGAGCCGGTGTGA
- the xseA gene encoding exodeoxyribonuclease VII large subunit, with product MARRPFDAQLAFGGLFPDPARPPVPPAAPSPAPVNPPPAPDAPPAPAIERPEDPSAANSEREPRDLSVTAAAKLVDDALASIARPIRIVGQVSGLSTRTHWYFNLKDESSVIQCVLWKTRASRAQEIREGDEVRVTGTFSFYAPSGKTSFIVERIEPRGLGALEARFRALCEELRAKGWFDDDRKPPLPLLPRRIAIITSRAGAALRDCLATAAARCPSVGILVVDVPVQGEGAALEVARAIHRVDHAASRLGIDAILVTRGGGSREDLWAFNERVVAEAAFACRTPLVAAIGHEPDIEVIELVAHRAATPTRGITLLLPDRRALLDQIAHWRVRVDRAVRRQLSAERESLRGLARSTFVRRPREALIDRRRESLAVVRRDLSDAIRDFLRVERERLLLSERRLERSSPRARHTAARERLAQLRGRADRAIRSALSRKRGELTSVRRHLEGIGPEQVLARGYSITTDPNGRVVRDAASVRPGVVIRTRLATGSLFSEVQRGVPPGDDGVA from the coding sequence GTGGCACGGCGACCCTTTGATGCTCAGCTCGCCTTCGGGGGACTCTTTCCAGATCCCGCCCGACCACCGGTGCCGCCGGCTGCGCCCTCCCCGGCGCCTGTGAATCCGCCGCCGGCGCCTGACGCACCGCCCGCGCCTGCGATCGAACGCCCTGAGGATCCCTCTGCGGCGAACTCCGAGCGGGAGCCGCGGGACCTCTCGGTGACGGCGGCAGCCAAGCTCGTCGATGACGCGCTCGCATCGATCGCCCGCCCCATTCGGATCGTCGGACAGGTGAGCGGACTGAGCACGCGAACCCACTGGTACTTCAACCTGAAGGATGAGTCGAGCGTCATCCAGTGCGTCCTCTGGAAGACTCGCGCAAGCCGCGCCCAGGAGATCCGTGAGGGCGACGAAGTCCGGGTGACTGGAACCTTCTCCTTCTACGCTCCCTCAGGCAAGACCTCGTTCATCGTGGAGCGGATCGAGCCTCGCGGGCTGGGGGCCCTTGAAGCTCGCTTCCGCGCACTCTGCGAGGAATTGCGCGCGAAAGGCTGGTTCGACGACGATCGCAAGCCGCCGCTTCCACTCCTGCCGCGGCGCATCGCCATCATCACGAGCAGGGCTGGAGCGGCGCTTCGCGACTGCCTTGCGACCGCGGCAGCCCGCTGTCCAAGTGTCGGCATCCTGGTCGTCGATGTCCCTGTTCAGGGCGAGGGCGCTGCGCTTGAGGTCGCTCGGGCCATTCACCGTGTCGATCACGCGGCGTCGAGGCTCGGCATCGATGCGATTCTGGTGACCCGCGGCGGCGGCAGCCGCGAGGACCTCTGGGCCTTCAACGAGCGCGTCGTCGCCGAAGCGGCCTTCGCATGCCGTACTCCGCTTGTCGCGGCGATCGGCCATGAACCCGATATCGAAGTGATCGAACTCGTTGCGCATCGCGCCGCGACGCCGACGCGCGGCATCACGCTCCTGCTTCCCGATCGCCGGGCGCTCCTCGACCAGATCGCCCACTGGCGAGTCCGGGTCGATCGCGCCGTCCGTCGGCAGCTCAGCGCCGAGCGAGAGTCCCTTCGCGGGCTCGCGCGAAGCACCTTCGTGCGCCGACCGCGCGAGGCTCTCATCGATCGCCGACGGGAGTCGCTCGCCGTGGTCCGTCGCGATCTCTCTGATGCGATTCGTGATTTCCTCAGGGTGGAGCGGGAGCGCCTGCTGCTTTCGGAGCGGCGACTGGAGCGCTCTTCGCCGCGGGCGCGGCACACGGCAGCGCGAGAGCGATTGGCGCAGTTGCGGGGGCGAGCCGATCGTGCGATTCGCAGTGCGCTCTCTCGGAAACGGGGCGAACTCACCTCCGTGCGACGACATCTCGAAGGCATCGGGCCCGAGCAGGTGCTCGCCCGTGGTTACTCGATCACCACCGATCCGAACGGGCGCGTGGTGCGGGATGCGGCGAGCGTCCGACCCGGCGTTGTGATCCGCACGCGTCTTGCCACCGGCTCCCTCTTCAGCGAAGTCCAAAGAGGCGTGCCGCCGGGCGACGATGGTGTCGCGTGA
- the recG gene encoding ATP-dependent DNA helicase RecG, with amino-acid sequence MSSTAITLNGALESLPGVGPRTAAALARLGLHTIADLLRHLPLRYEHERAEHSISECEAMIPQRPGAEAHLSVRGEIAVSRIIRRARPRVEATLEDETGSMRLVWFNATWMDRRVRPGTRGVAQGKAARRQGYLEMVNPTWEVIAGEREPPPRSERIRPIYPASEALPSSRLEAMVETVLDAAIAQIDDPLPPDYRRTRDLPEVAWAWRAMHRPTDLDEVSVARRRLAFDELFILQLGVMMRRSQWRRAGRAATLPLTRTIDERIRARLPHRLTPEQEVVVAEIVQDLARGVPMNRLLQGDVGSGKTLVALFAMLLAVAQGHQAALVAPTEILAEQHHQVLRTMLAMSQVEVALLTAGRGAARRAETLAALADGSAGIVIGTHAILEPSVRFKSLALAVIDEQHRFGVHQRAALRAKSDGPVPHVLVMTATPIPRTMGMTLYGDLDVSTLRGRPPGRRPVLTRFVSGTKAPEVYAYVRGRLDRGEQAFVVVPAVDESDAGLKDVRSHLEFLRSGPFQGLEIDMVHGRMGGEERDAVMSRFRRGALAALVATVVIEVGVDVPNATMMIVEHADRFGLAQLHQLRGRVGRGEKASLCVFIADPVTPEATERLESIARIDDGFEIAEIDLKLRGPGELFGARQSGLPPFRVADLTRDGDLLRMARRDAQEWIDRDPDLRAPEVARLKRKLMATCGEALGLADVG; translated from the coding sequence ATGTCGTCGACCGCCATCACCCTGAATGGAGCGCTCGAGTCGCTGCCGGGTGTCGGTCCGCGCACCGCGGCGGCGCTCGCGCGACTGGGGCTTCACACGATCGCCGATCTGCTGCGCCACCTGCCGCTGCGTTACGAGCATGAGCGCGCCGAGCACTCGATCTCCGAGTGCGAAGCGATGATCCCGCAGCGCCCCGGCGCTGAAGCGCACCTCTCCGTCCGAGGGGAGATCGCCGTCTCGCGCATCATCCGCCGTGCCCGGCCGCGGGTCGAGGCGACGCTCGAAGATGAGACGGGCTCCATGCGACTCGTCTGGTTCAATGCGACATGGATGGATCGTCGCGTTCGCCCGGGCACGCGAGGCGTTGCGCAAGGGAAGGCCGCTCGACGGCAGGGCTATCTCGAGATGGTCAATCCCACATGGGAAGTGATCGCCGGGGAGCGCGAGCCACCGCCGAGGTCGGAGCGCATCAGGCCGATCTACCCGGCCAGCGAGGCGCTCCCTTCGTCGCGACTCGAGGCGATGGTCGAGACGGTCCTCGACGCCGCCATCGCGCAGATCGACGATCCGCTTCCCCCCGACTATCGCCGCACACGCGATCTGCCGGAAGTTGCGTGGGCGTGGCGCGCCATGCATCGGCCCACCGATCTCGACGAGGTGTCAGTCGCACGGCGGAGGCTCGCCTTCGACGAACTCTTCATTCTTCAACTCGGCGTGATGATGCGGCGATCGCAGTGGCGCCGCGCCGGTCGTGCCGCCACGCTGCCTCTCACGCGGACGATCGATGAGCGGATTCGCGCGAGGCTTCCTCACCGCCTGACACCGGAGCAGGAAGTGGTGGTCGCGGAAATCGTCCAGGACCTTGCCCGCGGCGTTCCGATGAACCGCCTGCTCCAGGGCGATGTCGGCAGCGGCAAGACCCTCGTTGCGCTCTTTGCGATGCTTCTCGCCGTGGCGCAGGGACACCAGGCGGCGCTCGTTGCGCCTACTGAGATTCTCGCCGAGCAGCATCATCAGGTCCTCCGGACCATGCTGGCGATGAGCCAGGTGGAGGTCGCCCTCCTCACTGCGGGTCGTGGCGCGGCGCGACGAGCCGAAACGCTCGCCGCCCTTGCCGACGGCAGCGCCGGAATCGTGATCGGAACCCACGCGATCCTTGAGCCGAGCGTGCGCTTCAAGAGCCTCGCCCTTGCGGTCATCGATGAACAGCATCGCTTCGGCGTTCACCAGCGAGCGGCGCTCCGCGCCAAGAGTGACGGTCCCGTGCCCCATGTGCTCGTGATGACCGCGACGCCGATCCCACGAACGATGGGCATGACGCTCTACGGCGACCTCGATGTGAGCACGCTGCGAGGCCGCCCCCCGGGCCGACGCCCCGTGCTGACGCGCTTCGTCTCCGGCACGAAGGCGCCCGAGGTCTACGCCTATGTGCGCGGAAGGCTCGATCGGGGGGAGCAGGCCTTTGTTGTCGTGCCCGCGGTGGACGAGAGTGATGCGGGCCTCAAGGATGTCCGCAGCCATCTTGAGTTTCTGCGCAGCGGCCCCTTTCAAGGTCTCGAAATCGACATGGTCCATGGTCGCATGGGCGGCGAGGAGCGTGATGCGGTCATGTCGCGCTTTCGTCGCGGAGCGCTCGCGGCGCTCGTGGCGACGGTGGTCATCGAGGTCGGCGTCGATGTGCCCAACGCCACGATGATGATCGTGGAACATGCGGATCGCTTCGGGCTCGCCCAGCTTCACCAGTTGCGGGGCCGGGTCGGTCGCGGCGAGAAGGCGAGCCTCTGCGTCTTCATCGCCGATCCGGTCACGCCGGAAGCCACCGAGCGACTCGAGTCGATCGCGCGCATCGATGACGGCTTTGAGATCGCCGAGATTGACCTGAAGCTGCGCGGACCGGGCGAGCTCTTCGGCGCCCGGCAGTCGGGCCTGCCCCCCTTCCGAGTTGCCGATCTCACGCGAGATGGCGATCTGCTCCGCATGGCGCGACGCGATGCGCAGGAGTGGATCGATCGAGACCCGGACCTCCGCGCGCCGGAAGTTGCGCGACTGAAGCGCAAACTCATGGCCACCTGCGGCGAGGCGCTGGGGCTCGCCGATGTTGGCTGA